The Acropora muricata isolate sample 2 chromosome 4, ASM3666990v1, whole genome shotgun sequence genome contains the following window.
TCGCTGGAAATCTTGAGCCTTATGAGATGAACCGAGCTGGGATACTCAAGAGGGTTTACAGGCATACTGTCCATCGTATAGGGAGGCCACGACCAGATGGAGGTGAAGACGAGCCGTATTTGCTTGTCCTGGAGTACGCTACGCCCTTGATGTCCTTGTATGACATGTCGATGAATGCCGAGGCTGGATTGAGTCGCGAACAACGGGACGAACaggtatttttttaaatttactatTTAGTTTTGTCAAATAATCTAAAAGCAAAAGAATGCCTTTATACACTCTAATGTTCGCTCTCCTCCACGCAGCGCTGGTTTACTGATCTGGCTAacgtaataataatttattaatttctaGCGCGCAGGTATCAACCATACGGTTTTCAAATGTGCGTTACATTTAGATTGAGGTAGACATGATGTATATAATACGTTTATgttgacaactccccacaaggggtttttcagtgacaatttacaattctagaggaaattaaatcgacatagctcaaatcgctatttacaattattttctacaaatcaaatcaaatcaaatgttggtttttggtgagaggggaaaaccggagtacccggggaaaaacctctcatagcagagtagagaaccaacaaactcaatccacgtatgacgccgagtgcggaaatcgaacccgggccacattggtggaaggcaagtgctctcaccactagccCAACCCTTCCACCTAACGTcaaggccaagtaaaaaaaaaaagatgtttctcgtccgaATTTCTATAGAAAAAGAGGCGGGcgggcgttttttttttttgtgatttattatttcctattgcatgctttctttacacatcattaccttcccccagggatacgTTGAATCTCTTAGGTCAAATgttaataaaacgaaacatcagatatcgatattgattaaacacaagtttgtttaattttgatacacacaaagggttaACTGTGAAaagttacattattttggtgcGTACACAGCAGCAATTGGCCTTACACatatttgatgttataagaaaaccttaatgttaaaaaacgttgctcataaaaattaataaaaaaagagaggcggcgctaaaaaatgaagcgggcggggacgagaaacatcttttttctTCTACTTGACCTAAACTTCTATCGGCTAAATTTTTCATGTCATGTATGTTGTCATAGTAAAACGTAGGGCAACGATGCTGGAGGTAGCTAGTAATTCAGGTGACAAAGAAAGAACAACGATTACGCATCTAAGTCCAACTGGCGAAGGAAGAGGCGTCTGATCTTTTGCAAAGGGGTTTCTGCAAAAGAGTCATTATCAACGGTTTTCATGCTCTCGTGCACCAGTGACTCAGGTCCGAAGCTAAGCTAGAGAAAATAGTCTAGAACACCCTTCGTCACTCTTCATTAGCTAACGGCAAACCTACTTCACCTTGGTTATTGTCTCCACTTCCTTGATTGTAACACGGCTCACTCTCTTTATCTTCCTCCTTAAGACCTTAAAGACCTGCTActgataaattttcttttccatgAGATAATTTCTTCCTCGGTTCTTGGCTGACAAACTGGTCGGCAAAGGGCTTGACATGTTGGTAGTACCCTTCGTATAACTACATACCAAAAATCCTTTGGCAATGAGCTTACTGTTCATTTACCTTGGTTGATTTTCTTATTTAGAGCTTATTTGCCTAACAAAGCTTTGCAACAATTCTTTTGGCTCACCTATGACAAAATTTACTTGACTACGATGAGGACTAATCAACAAAACAGATTATTACCTTCAAattctctctatatatataactattTTTTATCTAAGACGAAAGTAAAAGATTGCGTCAACATCTACAACAAGAACTACGATCAATCTGGCGCTTGAGTACACGAATCAGTCGCGATTCTTAACTTCCATGGAGCCTCATGTAAACAGTTTGGTACTGCGTCAAGAGGTGATTTTGCAGAGACAAGATATCGCAAATAATTTTAACACCTTTTGATTGGTCATTTGTTGTGGGAGTGTTTGTGGGCGGAAGAGAGCGAACATTGGGATGTCTATCGTTAAATatgtttttctctctctctcgcgAATGACGAATTACGAAGGGCTAGCGCTTGAAACTTTGTCGTTCGTTTTCTCTTCCTGGTGGAAATTTTACCGTTATCAAGTTATTTGAAACCACAGAGAAAATCAATCAGAATAAGCTGTTTATTACTTCTCTTCTCATTCCCCCACTCGCAGGTGCGTTCCCAGCCCATTTtcatgcacctatcaatgttaagtgGGAGCGGGCTGGGCATAGGCGGGGGAATTGATCTCGCATCATTTTTCCTGTTCAGATGGCCAACGCTGGTAGCGTTAACGGTAATCAAAAGTACAAATTCCCTATCCTCTCCTATGAACGAAAACGTCTTCCAAAAAGATTGAAAGATCCACATACAGTTTTGTTTAAAGATTTAATAAAAAAAGCGTGGTCCtaaaatgcaaataaacttGTACCACTCAACAAGACAGAAAATAGGAAAATTCTACCTcatttctccatataaacaagACTAACTAGGGGCCATTATTCACAGTCATATCAAAACGCGTACGACTACTTGGTATAATAGCTCTGTCTTCGTCCTAAATTAAAGTGACTTTGAACGGCGTACTATCATCTATGCCCATGCTTTGCGATCATGCGTGCATCCTTGGCGATGCTGTCATTCGTGTTTGCCCCTGCTGTAATCTGTGGGGGCACAATTTGGAGTCTCAAGATCGAGGCACTGGTTGCCCTCAAAAATCTCAATTCAGTGTGAGCATGATAAGCTTTATGATTGGCGACTGAAATGTTCTCAGTAGGTGTAAAAATGGTTATCAAACGACTTGTAAAGAGAGACAAATGGAAATAGGATCTGGACGCTTAGTTCTTCAATACCCTTTAGGTGACACATTCCATATGATTCGGAGAATATGAAACCAATGAACTAAAGAACACACAAATTTAGTAACAGTTGATTAAAGCACTGTAATCTTAGCCCCTATCACTGCGTCGCCTTTTGTTATCGTTACAGCAAGCAAATGCAAGTGCTTTCCCGAAGTCAAGCTATTGAATTCCGGTGCAAAGAAATATAAAAAGTCACCCCATTTTTTTATAGTCTTAAGAATGTAGATCAAACTTTATTAGGTGTCATTATGTTTGAAAACATAAATTTATGGTTGGAAGAAACAGCATCTTACTGGTAAATTGTTGGTCTCTGAAAACTACACCTAACTGATGAGAATCAACTCTCTTTTTCTCTCTCCATTGCGTGGAAACATCCTGCTTATCTTTATAGCGGATGACAACAGAACAAGAAAAGGCGGTTtacaataatatataataaaaaaaaagaatgggaAAACATCTATTGGACCCCTATAATGCCTAAAGAAGACTAGCCGAGTAAGCAGTCAAAATGTCGCTATCATTGAGTCCCAAGTGACCAAACTGtaagacaaacaaagaaatactTTACCAATAAACCTGTTGTTGTGCAAATAGGTGGTGCTGTTCATTCGCAAATTGAAGGAAATCCTGGACAAATGCCCAGAGTGCAGAAACAAGTATGAATTGGTGCCCTTTTCTGGAGAAGATAATCAAATATCAGATGTGTTGGTGCAAAAGATTTCGGAGGCAGATGTGGCAATTGAAACCTGAGCAAACGCCTAGTGTCATGGTGTAATGCTAAGTTAAGGAGCTTCTTCAAGTGCAGTTTATCCGGCATCCTTTCAATCTCTGAAAACAAAAAGCCCCACAACTATGTTTGGAAGATAAACGTTTTTTATTAGGAAAATACTCATCTCAGCTGAAAAGCGTCAAACTGTATCTTGTAATGGCCAAGGTTTGCCAGCATATTCAACACTTTTGGTAGAAATATTAGTATTTGATCTTACTTAATTGAGCCTTAAAATAATTGAGATGTGCACATTTTACTGAGATTGACAGCTGAATAAAGTTTAAGACACCCAGGGTTTTGCTGgtatttttaaatgtttgtcaCTTCTAGTGTACATTTTAGCCTAATTGTCCTACTAGAAGTGGTCAAAGGCTAAGACACTGTGCCTTATCAACTGCTAACACAATAGTGAAGAAAAATGGCACAGGGAAGGATGGCAACGATGATCACCAATAAAAGATTAATACAAGCTTTTAATGCAATCCAGATCAATTCTGAACCACTGTTTCCCGTTGGCAAGAAATGTGATCTTTTGCCCAGCTTGACttgtttgattgtttgattGAGCTTTAAATTATTGagattttcacattttactAAGATTGACAGTAGAATAAAGTTTAAGACATCCATGGTTTTGCTGGTATATTCAAATGTTTGTCACTTCTAGTCTACATTTCAGCCTAGTTTTCCTACTTGGAGTGGTCACAGGCTAAGACAGTGTGCCTGACGTTCTTATCAACTGCTAACACAATAGGGAAGAAAAATGGCACAGGGCAGGACAACAAtcaccaataaaaattaaattgatACAAGCTTTAAATGCAATCCAGATCAATTCTGAACCACTGTTTTCTGTTGGCAAGAAATGTGATCTTCTGCCCAGCTTTGACTTGTTTGATTATCTGTGAACACGTTTGGTAATTCTCTTGTGGTACATTCCAAGAATTTGAACAATAATTCCTACTTGATTTGGCTTGACTTGAGTGAGGTCCTTTGCTAAATGTTACtcaaaaacaaatgaacaatGCAATAAAAACTGCAAATACAACTTGACAAAATTTCACCTTTAAGTTAAAAATGATGGGTAAGGACTTTAACTTTCTCCTTTACGATTTCATGGGGAAAAAGGGTGTCTCCACTAGcctaaaatattatcaatagaggatattacacaTTCAGATGGGAGTGTCATTAAGTCATTAAGTCATTAAGCCATCCACAAAGGCAAGAAAAGCGATGATCCAACTGCCTCATCACCTGAGGCAGTAAACTAGGCTGTTTCTTCGCGTGTACTGACAACTTTTAATAACAAATTCACCTTGCAAGGCAGTGAGCACATTATCAAACATGTTGATTTAATAGCTTCAACAGAGCATGAAGAGACCCGAAGTCCATATGAACATGCCCCATACTTACATAAACATGCCCCCTGTAACAATTGTATAACcaaggtcagaccacaacaccgggaacttcatgccctactctttacgataagcgtgtgggttcttttacctCCCCTATTAACCAtttttaacactgaagatgcaggagacggggcctacggtttatagtccttgtccgagaagacttgaaagtctaaccatttgctgatgtaattgcaaaggcagcactttctactcagttattttaagaccctgagtgttggtccggccggagttgaactcacgacctcccgagatatgtccagaaatgcacacaacaacaaaaatggcaaaaatggcaaaatttcgccaacaacaacttggaggccaatgcaaatgaaaagACAAGCGGGCCCCCATGGAAAGccggcgaatctggcaaaaatgacaaaccgatgctcaaccaactgagctatcggtgCGCGGTTAATGCTCATGTTTGATCAAATTTCTCACAAAGCCTTGCTCACACATGTGAGGCATGTCCTCCTGCTTTCCTCAGGTTTAACTGTTATATTCGATCTTTATGACatgatgggggggggggtgggatAAACTCTCATTGCAGAAGAGTACCCAACTTTACTTTACGCATAAACGCCGGATCCAAAGGGAAAGCATCCGGGATCCTCTTTTATTCTAAGCTAGTTGATTCATCTAAACTAAACCACACGTCTAAGAGATAAAAAATGTTACATTTACAACCATGCATCTCCCTGTGATACCACCCCACTAttgggctgatttagcaagagaaatGAAACATCACTTGTCGATGGCACGCGCAGTACAAAAACCCAAATATGATCAAATTAGAAGAGAATACAGACTATTCCCAGTGCTTTCCCGTTGTCTTCTGACATTCCCGTcgtgttgctaaatcagcctaatgtAATTAACTTGGAGGTGAAAAACccctaaaaaataattttgtttgggAGGGTGGGGTAAGAGAGTTGCATGCAAGTAATGCTAATGTTTTCCATGTAAGTATTATATAGCATTTGTTTAGTTggccgagatctcggtaaccgagcgcATATGAAGAACCCCCTTCAGTTTGGTTAGCCTCAAGAGTACTCGCTTTTAGACCtaacaagacaaaaatttgctgatatcaaacgagttgataaaggttgaattaccaccatgaaagattcagaaagctgacgtttcgagcgttagcccttcgtcattcgctctcacgaagagctaacgctcgaaacgtcagctttctaaatctttcacggtggtagttCAACCTCGTCTGATAAAACCCAATATTTGTTTCACTCTACCATCGACGCaacaccacaatttctttagaaactagaaatccatttagaCCTAATGCACTGGTGAATTGAAACCCCGACCCCCAAACCCCCGCGAATAGTGGAGATTTTAGAGCGCAACGTGGGGGAAATACGGAGATTTCCCATTAATTTCTTGAACCTGCCCCTAGGAGAATACCAGAAAGGCTGTGACTTCTCCCGGTTTGGGGCTTAGGCTGGCGTTTTTGATCAGAGGTCACGTGTTTTGCTCGCCCGCGAAACAAGTGGACATGGCGGACTCGAACACTTTTTGATAGTGGCCGTTAACAAAACCAGGATCGGATTCCGGATCAGACTCCGGATCGGATCTGACTCCGGATCGGATCTGACTCCGGATCGGATCGGATCGGACTGGTATCTTCGCTTTTGgtgcagaattattattttgagaaaaagcTGTTTTAGCAATGGCACAGGTGGATCGAATTTTTTTCTCTCGAGCCGCCTGTGtctctaataaaaaaaaattgtttctcatgtaGCACCAGCCTTAAAATTCACCATCAGCTTGAAAATCATcgcaaagaattattttcaccTGAACTGCACTGCGAAATTTTCTGTTGCATAACTTCATGCGATTACAATTCCAAAAGGAGACTTGGTCACGTAACATCTCCCGAATCGAAGATAGCGGAGAGAGGTGCAAATGTCTCTCATTATAatgattttgtttcttttcatctCTACTCTCGACTGCATTGGTCTTCTTTTTCACTGAGCCTAAACTGAAGGCTTCTTTTCGTAGGAGACAAATAAGAAAATCGAGGGAGTGATGATTTTCAAGCTTGATGATCTAGTTGATGTTATGCACCTATGAATTTCAATCcgacggggggggggggagggaaggCGGGCAGGGATTTGATCGATCGTTTTGGCCTGGGGGCAGGGCATTTGAACTATCTTGCAGTCCCTGGGGTAGGgatatttgaatttttgttcgtGCCCGTGGTGGGGCTCCTTTGGTTTTGCGTCTGTGCATGCAAACTAAGCATATGGCTTCATTTTAGTTACAAAGTCACTTAGGGTTCATTTCTGGTTGCTGTTGGAAGTAAGAAAGTTTACATCAGGAGAGGTCACAGGGTCCGAAATTGCGCTCTCCTGGTCGCGAATGCGactaaaaattttgcactggCGACCCGAATTTTACAATTGGTCGCCAGCGGGCGACTAACTATTTAATGCCACGATAATTAAACAAACAATAACTTTGATTTTGAACCAAATcgattaaaataaaattcaaagccGGCCGCCAATTGGTCACTTATTTTTTACCTTTCCGCTGCTTTTGAAGTATAAAACCGATTTCCGTGTTATTGTAAATCTCGATCGCTCACTTCATCGTCGTCTGGAATAACAATCACATCTTTTGAGGACACTTTAGTTTTCACTTTATCCGTGCGAACCTTCAAAGGCTTAACAtaatcgtcatcatcgtcgtcgatTGTAATTACCTATGGGTGAGTTTTCTCTTCCATGTCCGAGTTTTTATTTACAAATATGGCGTACCATTATGGCGCCAGACTGAAAACGTATAACACTCATCTTCCGGGAATTAGTGGGTACGTGGTGTATGCTGACATATGATGTACCGTACACTTTAAGTTGCTTGCCGTCAGGTTTGAGTGTGGCGCTTTGCGATATATCATGCAGAAACAATTCAATGATGCGTTACAAATTGTGAATACACCCGTAACATAAGGACGAGTAAGCACTTTGAGGACAAAAGCTTACTCATCATTATTTTTAGAATGTTTAGAAATACCCGCCAATCATATCATGGGAGACAGGGAATTTACCCATATCAAAAGCAAGCATTTTATGTATTTTAATTAAGCGAATCGCTCATTCCTGAAAGCAGTGTTCGAGCGACGTCGGCGTAATCCCAAAAATTGTACATTGTCTTCTGAACCATGGATCCACAACAGAAGAATAATGGTTTTGGTCCAATTTCCAAGCGACGCGGAAAATTTGCCACTATTGCAGCAGGAATCATTCTGGTTATTCTGGTACTCCCTTATGTCATCACGATAAACCTCATTCGagataaagaagaaaacaaagacgacttcttttttttcaccttCGTATCTAGTCGTCTTATGTTAAGTTTCATTATTGGCAAGGCACTGCAAAAATTCTATCTGTTTTGCGAGGAAGTGCGGCACATTGGTGATCGATATGGTGGAGATTGGTGGAAGCTCCTGGAATCAACTTTCGCTTTCAGTTatggaaatttcattttctttctcttgtCCCTGTTCCTACTGCTGTTTGCTCGGCAGGAAGAATGTACGACGTTTTGCAGTGAGAGATATTTCTGGCTGTTTTGGCTGAACAGTGGTTGGTTTGCCACATTGTCCTTCATTGTCGGTTGTCGAGAGCCTTCCACCATGGAAGTATCACAGATCaacgagaaagaaaacaaaaacgtgGCTGATGGTCTGGCATGGAGCTACTATTTCGGTTACTTGAAATTAGTGCTACCAAACCTAGATAAACGGATCGGTAAATCGGAGGAGTATAAATCTATAATCTCGAAGAGGAAGCTTTATATTCTGCTACCTAAGAACTGTTA
Protein-coding sequences here:
- the LOC136914997 gene encoding stimulator of interferon genes protein 2-like, giving the protein MDPQQKNNGFGPISKRRGKFATIAAGIILVILVLPYVITINLIRDKEENKDDFFFFTFVSSRLMLSFIIGKALQKFYLFCEEVRHIGDRYGGDWWKLLESTFAFSYGNFIFFLLSLFLLLFARQEECTTFCSERYFWLFWLNSGWFATLSFIVGCREPSTMEVSQINEKENKNVADGLAWSYYFGYLKLVLPNLDKRIGKSEEYKSIISKRKLYILLPKNCYTYGTIDNADSRVEIAGNLEDYKVNRGGILERVYRHTVHRIRRPRPDGGEDEPYFLVLEYAAPLITLYDMSENNEAGLEAEQRDEQVVLFYRKLTEILDKCQECRNKYELVPFSGEDNQIADVLVQKISEADVAIEA